Proteins encoded by one window of Candidatus Eisenbacteria bacterium:
- a CDS encoding sigma-54-dependent Fis family transcriptional regulator encodes MPAEKILVVDDEQSMTQFLGIVLRKEGFQVSTCNNGREALEKVRAEGFDVVITDIKMPGMDGIQLLQGIKKHDPTLPVVIMTAYASQQSAIDAVNMGAFQYLIKNAKNDEIKLVVRNALEMRKVRSENQFLKRELKRGHEEKTIIGSSDEMARVFKMVDRVAQSDATILIHGESGTGKELIAREIHYRSGRVQGPFVSINCGAIPRDLLESNLFGHVKGSFTGAVRDSAGLFQVAEGGTFFLDEIGETPLATQVKLLRALQEREIIPVGGTQTVKIDCRLVAATNADLEREVAEGRFRADLFYRLNVIPIKLPSLRHRRDDIPLLVSHFLKRHANGGTEKAMSKDALELLIKYEWPGNVRELENVMERVLILDDTGVIEPEDLPDNIRFGQSQRGSLIIDSPNMTLEQLEREYIMKVLHHTAWQKKRASEVLGINASTLYRKLIAYGIERRGQGNGRDDVRGVEFDEDAA; translated from the coding sequence ATGCCCGCGGAGAAGATCCTGGTCGTCGACGACGAGCAGAGCATGACGCAGTTCCTCGGCATCGTGCTCCGCAAGGAGGGCTTCCAGGTGAGCACCTGCAACAACGGTCGCGAAGCCCTCGAGAAGGTTCGGGCCGAGGGGTTCGATGTGGTGATCACCGACATCAAGATGCCGGGCATGGACGGGATTCAGCTGCTGCAGGGGATCAAGAAGCACGATCCCACGCTGCCGGTCGTGATCATGACGGCCTACGCGTCCCAGCAGTCCGCGATCGATGCCGTGAACATGGGCGCGTTCCAGTACCTGATCAAGAACGCGAAGAACGACGAGATCAAGCTGGTGGTGCGCAACGCCCTCGAGATGCGAAAGGTGCGGAGCGAGAACCAGTTCCTGAAGCGTGAGCTCAAGCGCGGCCACGAGGAGAAGACCATCATCGGGTCGTCCGACGAGATGGCACGCGTGTTCAAGATGGTCGATCGGGTGGCCCAGAGCGATGCCACGATCCTGATCCACGGCGAGAGCGGCACCGGCAAGGAGCTGATCGCGCGCGAGATCCACTATCGCAGCGGTCGGGTCCAGGGTCCGTTCGTGAGCATCAACTGCGGCGCGATCCCGCGCGACCTGCTCGAGAGCAACCTGTTCGGGCACGTGAAGGGGTCGTTCACCGGCGCGGTGCGCGACTCGGCAGGGCTCTTCCAGGTCGCCGAAGGCGGCACGTTCTTCCTCGACGAGATCGGCGAGACGCCGCTCGCGACGCAGGTCAAGCTGCTGCGAGCGCTTCAGGAGCGCGAGATCATCCCGGTCGGCGGCACCCAGACGGTCAAGATCGACTGCCGGTTGGTGGCGGCGACCAATGCCGACCTCGAGCGCGAAGTCGCCGAAGGGCGATTCCGCGCCGACCTGTTCTATCGCCTCAACGTGATCCCGATCAAGCTGCCGTCGCTGCGTCACCGGCGCGACGACATTCCGCTGCTGGTGAGTCACTTCCTCAAACGCCACGCGAACGGCGGCACCGAGAAGGCGATGAGCAAGGACGCGCTCGAGTTGCTCATCAAGTACGAGTGGCCGGGCAACGTGCGCGAGCTGGAAAACGTGATGGAACGCGTGCTGATCCTGGACGACACCGGAGTGATCGAACCCGAGGATCTGCCGGACAACATCCGATTCGGCCAGAGCCAGCGCGGCAGCCTGATCATCGACTCGCCGAACATGACGCTGGAGCAGCTGGAGCGCGAGTACATCATGAAGGTTCTGCACCATACCGCCTGGCAGAAGAAGCGGGCCAGCGAAGTCCTCGGCATCAACGCCTCGACGCTGTACCGCAAGCTGATCGCTTACGGCATCGAGCGGCGCGGCCAGGGCAACGGACGCGACGACGTGCGCGGGGTGGAGTTCGACGAAGACGCGGCGTAG
- a CDS encoding PAS domain-containing protein, translated as MISAIWGGPSDSPVRDRQWGGLRAAIGVRLIVAAFALPIGVLWWPGAGPEARWVLTTAMLAVGGASAVLWGLAKLRRGYFLQAVLHVVVDLALVTGVAAATGARGSQFTMFYVLVVVAAGIQSGIAGGASAALGACFAYLALPFAARAIGLPGGFVGAQAAHPVQLIGLLAGVGLLAGVLGSRTQSVREDLERTSRELERVRVDRDLILRHLTSGVLTLDAESRVSYLNPAGEQMLQLHAEEVLGIAALEALPERLAGLREALIDGLESGRARVRGEVQLRSDTDRPLPIGLSTRRLTHEGRVTGVVAVFQDLSEIREMERIARRNQTLAEVGALAAAIAHELRNGLKPISGSIEVLQRELKLHGENAELMDLMGRECQRLNRFVTDLLGYSRERELVAEPIPVEPHFRELLDGLRHDPRCGSEVTLRMECHAAEGAVIRADREQLRQVWINLAVNAFEAVGVRGVLTVRARALMPAGVAVEFEDDGPGIAPDDLARIGQPFFTTKQGGTGLGLAIATRIVERHGGTLSIDSTPGRGTRVLVTLPEAQAAMAAAA; from the coding sequence ATGATCTCCGCGATCTGGGGCGGGCCTTCCGACTCACCGGTACGCGACCGCCAGTGGGGCGGATTGCGCGCCGCGATCGGGGTGCGCCTGATCGTGGCGGCGTTCGCGCTTCCGATCGGTGTGCTGTGGTGGCCGGGAGCGGGACCCGAAGCACGCTGGGTGCTGACCACCGCGATGCTCGCGGTCGGCGGCGCTTCGGCGGTGCTGTGGGGGCTCGCGAAGCTGCGGCGCGGGTACTTCCTCCAGGCGGTCCTGCACGTGGTCGTCGACCTGGCACTCGTCACCGGCGTGGCAGCAGCGACCGGTGCGCGCGGAAGCCAGTTCACGATGTTCTACGTCCTGGTGGTGGTCGCGGCCGGGATTCAGTCGGGGATCGCCGGTGGAGCTTCGGCCGCACTCGGCGCCTGCTTCGCCTACCTCGCGTTGCCGTTCGCGGCGCGGGCGATCGGGCTGCCCGGCGGCTTCGTGGGTGCTCAGGCCGCGCATCCGGTGCAGCTGATCGGCTTGCTGGCCGGGGTCGGGCTGCTCGCCGGTGTGCTCGGCAGTCGCACGCAGTCGGTGCGCGAGGATCTCGAACGGACCTCCCGCGAGCTCGAGCGGGTGCGCGTCGACCGGGACCTGATCCTGCGGCACTTGACCTCGGGTGTCCTCACGCTGGATGCCGAAAGCCGGGTGTCGTACCTCAATCCGGCGGGCGAGCAGATGCTTCAGCTCCACGCCGAGGAGGTCCTCGGCATCGCGGCCCTCGAAGCACTCCCGGAGCGACTGGCGGGACTGCGCGAAGCGCTGATCGATGGACTCGAGAGCGGGCGCGCGCGGGTACGCGGCGAGGTCCAGCTGCGCAGCGACACCGATCGCCCGCTTCCGATCGGGCTCTCCACCCGGCGCCTCACGCATGAAGGTCGAGTCACCGGCGTAGTGGCAGTGTTCCAGGACCTGAGCGAGATCCGCGAGATGGAGCGGATCGCGCGTCGCAATCAGACGCTCGCCGAGGTCGGAGCGCTGGCGGCCGCGATCGCACACGAGCTGCGCAACGGACTCAAGCCGATCAGCGGTTCGATCGAAGTGCTGCAGCGCGAACTCAAGCTGCACGGCGAGAATGCGGAGCTCATGGACCTGATGGGGCGCGAATGCCAGCGCCTCAATCGCTTCGTCACCGACCTGCTCGGGTATTCACGCGAGCGCGAACTGGTCGCGGAGCCGATCCCGGTCGAGCCGCACTTTCGAGAGCTGTTGGACGGACTGCGTCACGACCCGCGTTGCGGAAGCGAGGTGACGCTGCGGATGGAATGCCATGCCGCTGAGGGCGCCGTGATTCGCGCCGACCGCGAGCAGCTGCGCCAGGTGTGGATCAACCTGGCGGTCAATGCGTTCGAGGCGGTCGGCGTGCGCGGCGTGCTGACCGTGCGCGCTCGCGCCCTGATGCCCGCCGGTGTAGCGGTGGAATTCGAAGACGACGGCCCCGGCATCGCGCCCGACGATCTGGCGCGCATCGGGCAACCTTTTTTCACGACCAAGCAGGGAGGCACGGGTCTCGGCCTCGCCATTGCCACGCGCATCGTGGAACGCCACGGCGGCACGCTGTCGATCGACAGCACGCCCGGCCGCGGTACCCGTGTGCTCGTGACGCTGCCGGAAGCACAGGCGGCCATGGCGGCGGCGGCGTGA